The DNA region ACTGGTATTTCATTTATATGCTAAATTTAATTCATTATGATGATTCTAATGTTATTGAACAGGGCACCTTGAAAAATGGAAATGTAGTTGCTGTTAAAAAACTAGCAATGTTTTCGAGCAGAGCAAAGGCAGATTTTGAGACTGAAGTTCGGCTTATCAGTAATGTCCATCATCGTAATCTCATCCGTCTCTTGGGATGTTCTATAAAAGGAGCAGAGCTACTACTTGTTTATGAATACATGGCAAATGGAAGCCTTGAAAGATACTTATATGGTTGATTTTTTTGTCTATCCAGCTTACTATTTTCTCCGAGTCAGATCTTTATGTTCAATAAAAATCTAAACTCATCCTACCTCTCATGGTTTTGCAGGAGATAAACGGGGGATGCTCAACTGGAAGCAGCGATTCAATATAATCTGTGGCACAGCTCGTGGCCTTGCCTACCTGCACGAGCAATTCCATGTCTGCATCATCCATAGAGATATAAAATCCAGCAACATTCTACTAGACGATGAATTCCAGACAAAAATTGCTGACTTTGGGCTTGTAAGACTTTTACCTGAGGATCAGAGTCATGTTAGCACTAAGTTTGCTGGTACCTTGTAAGTCAAACGGCTCGAGTTTATAGTAATAGCATTATGAGAAAATAAACAACTGAAAAACATCCAATTGAAACAGGGGATATACCGCACCAGAATATGCAATTCATGGACATCTAACGGAGAAGGTTGACGTCTATAGCTTTGGCATCGTTGTTCTTGAAATAATCAGTGGCCGGAGGAGCAACGATATCAAAATTGAACCTGTCACTGAATATCTCCTTGAACAGGTCAATTCTCATTTCCAAATATACCTTTTTTTCTTCACATTCTTACTAAGTACTTTCTTCCAACTTATCTTTACCATTCTAATGCATTTACCTGTGGCATGGTGAAATAGGCGTGGAAACTTCACGAAACTGGCATGACTGAAAAACTGGTGGATGAGACATTGGACCCCAATGAATTCAATGAACAAGAAGTGAAGAAAATCATAGAGATCGCGTTAATGTGTACGCAATCACCAGCTAATCTTAGGCCAAGCATGTCGGAAGTTGTTGTCATGCTATTAAGTGATCGTAGCACAAGCACGAGAACTCCTAGCAGGCCTACTATCATTACCATGGATAAGAGTACACCAGTGGACTCATCGATTACTACTGGATCATCAGCTTCTAATGCAACCAACACTTTTAGTGATTTCACTGGCCGCTAGCTACATAAGAGTCTATTGTAACAAACAACAACTGCGCTTCAGTCCCAAATAAGTTGGGGTCTAAAGATTATATTGGCACCATAGCATCTAACAAGCcgctttcttccttttttttttttttttttttttttttaaaatctctttaacaacccacccccaccccccaacaACCCCCTTTTGTCCTCATTGTAAGATAGATGGTTTGCCAGAAAGCTACAACCATTAAAAGGCTTTACAGAATGGTTCTTGAATACTCATGTGTACAATAGTAAAAAGATGGAAAGTACAAGCAAGAGTAGAACTCCTTGTACAACATGAACTCACAATTATGGAAGATCCTATCAAGGTTCTTTTACTAGTTGAGAAATTTCTATTATTTTAGGTAATTATGAAAGATTCCTATTCCTAAGAGGTTCTTGCACAAGTTCGAAATGCAAATTAAGGTGTAGGCCCTTTTTTATGCTAAATATTCCATGGATACTAGTGATTCTAACAACAAACAGAAGAGAAGCTTTCACATGATTTAACCCTCCATTGTAGGGAAAGCATACTAGGGCCACgtcaatacaataattcaattgGCTTCCCACTCGATGTTCGGTATCTACGATGAGTTGATTTTACATTAGCCAGCCAGAAGAAGAAGACAGGGCAATGGGTCCAATTTGAGCAATAAGGAAGCAACATGACCTCTTTGTCCAATTTGAATAATTCTCCTATTTCTTGGAAATGTCATTTCCTACTTTTAGTTTTTGAATTAAAGCCTTAAAGAAAGTCTCaatgagaaagaaaaaaaactttcTCGACCTATATGACACAATTATTATTTATGTATTAAACATGTCATGGTATTTGTATGGCTATAAAATAATATTATTGAGGATTAcactatttttaaatatagaaatatgtcattTCTTAGCATTCTAAGATTGAATAGAGAGAGTATTTTGTCATCCTTTGTTAGAATGTTACCACTATCTGCTCATGCACGTGCGTCATACTAACACTCAAGTAAGAAATACATCATATGATCATGAGAACTGCATAATATAATTTCATAGTTTTACCAAGAAgtctcaaaaacaaaaattatTGAGACTAAAGCAACCAACCCCACCATTGACCTCTTTCTTATCTGGTATTAGGAACTTACATTATCCGATTAATCTAGATTTGCATCGCATAAGGGTTATTTTGGGTAGACGATCTTCCTAGCAGAAGTTTTTTCATTTGCCAAGCTTGAACCCGAGACCTCTGAGTGGATGAATTTTTCCTGTTAAATCTAACTAGAGTTTGTTAAATATTTAACGGATACCAAAAGTGCTCACTTTTGACAAACCTATAGAACCAAAACTACTCAGAGGTATATTTAAGAGATTATTTTAGACCTACCCTAAATATAGAGAACTTTATGTTATTTTCTCAGTGGTTTTTCCATCATCCCCTGCCTCAATGGgctgttttctttttcttccataggaaaaggaaaaaaaacaaaagaaaatagaaataatttcGGATATACCTCCCCTCGGGTTTACTTTTGTAACACTAATCTCCTTTGGGGTTTGATATATTACACTTACCTCCATTAGGATTTATACCTAACAAGATTGGTTTAACTAATAAAGTTTATATAccattccaaaattgccctttcTTACTTACAAAATACTAAGTTTTTAACAAAATCCCCCCCTTCAAGTAGACAAATACAACTTTAGAGTTGGAATATTCAACCTACACTGTTCATTTCCATCAGCACTCTTGAGTGCTTACATTTATTAAACCAAGGCAGGTCTCTGAAATTATGCcgaaaatatattataatttcttGTTCCATTTCCAGCAGATAATATAAAGCTAAACATACATCAATGCTGTCATAATCTCTGTGTATATAGAATAAATATCTCACCTTCAAACATCATGATCTTTCCTTTGCATTATTACCTGAATTTCTGCGGACCAAATTCTCAGAAATGGCTAACTACGTTTGGTGGTTCACGGTGGCGTTTATCGGGTGTTTATTGATGCAGAAGCCGGTTGTTTCCAACCCACAAACCCACCTGTTAAACGAAGGCTGTAGTCAATATAATGTAACAAATTTACCTGATTTCTTCAAAAGGCTTAATGCTAGTATTGATGATTTAAGGAACCAGTTGTCTAAACATAATAAACGATTTGCCATCACACAGCAGTTGGTGTATGCTATGGTTGGATGTCGAAAGTATATGTCAAGAGCTGATTGTGTCTCCTGCTTCGATGCTGCTGCTTTTCACATAAGAACTTGTGCTAGTGCTAATGGTGCTCATGTTATCTATGATGGTTGCTTCCTCAGGTGAGTTTCTTCTTTAAATCTGTCATTTATGCGGCTTGAAACTAGTTGGAGTCACCAATATAAGTTTCCTACCTAGATATCTCTTACGACTTGCACTTAGTTCACAACAGATTTTCAAGATTATTATGTCTCTTCTTCAAAATTTAAAGAAAGAACGGAAGTTTAAGTACTAAACAATATGCAGCAGACTTGAGCTTGATCACGATTATCATAAGCTGTAGTTTGGTAACAGTCGAGAATCATAACAGCAATGTTTAAGTCATTATTGGCACTGAATACAACTAAGAACTAACCTATAAACAGACTCACTTTTGTTGAAAAAGCAATCAGCATGTCTGAAAGGTGGCCTAGCCTATTAGTTTCAGTATTTCGAATCGTTATTCCAATTAAACATCCTCGTTTGGCATGAAATCCTGTATATTCAGTTGTGGTAATCTTTGATTCACAGGAAAAATTGTCACTGAAACTTAATAATGTGTAACTACCCCAAACCGTGTGCAATATGTATACCACTTTCTGAAGAAGCCTATTTTCTAATTGTTAAAGGTTGAAGCCCATATAGCAGTGAATAATACGTTTTCAATAGTAAAGAAGATTCATACTCATAAAAATGGTTGCTTATGTTAGAATGTAAAAAGGTGAGTCAAACACTTCTAAAAACATACACGAACTCATTGCTCTAAATGATGCATTTTTTTAAAGGTATGAGAGCAACAACTTCTACCAAGAAATTACAAATCAAGGAAATTCTGAGGTCTGTGGGAATCGAACAGCTTCTCAGCCGCA from Lycium barbarum isolate Lr01 chromosome 10, ASM1917538v2, whole genome shotgun sequence includes:
- the LOC132615264 gene encoding cold-responsive protein kinase 1-like → MANYVWWFTVAFIGCLLMQKPVVSNPQTHLLNEGCSQYNVTNLPDFFIPSFSEGMKYESNNFYQDTTQPGNAPICGNRTTSRPNALNPVAQQLLKNLSIATPRISGFFAATKSEASGVTVYGVAQCAETITERGCQDCLTVAYTNIEGCLPKNAEGRAVDAACFMRYSDRAFFADNMTTDITKFLGGGGSSNKKKAAIIGGVVGGVGLLLIILAAFLWYRLSRKPKAVERGNLLGATELRGPVSYRFKDLKIATKDFSENNKLGEGGFGDVYKGTLKNGNVVAVKKLAMFSSRAKADFETEVRLISNVHHRNLIRLLGCSIKGAELLLVYEYMANGSLERYLYGDKRGMLNWKQRFNIICGTARGLAYLHEQFHVCIIHRDIKSSNILLDDEFQTKIADFGLVRLLPEDQSHVSTKFAGTLGYTAPEYAIHGHLTEKVDVYSFGIVVLEIISGRRSNDIKIEPVTEYLLEQAWKLHETGMTEKLVDETLDPNEFNEQEVKKIIEIALMCTQSPANLRPSMSEVVVMLLSDRSTSTRTPSRPTIITMDKSTPVDSSITTGSSASNATNTFSDFTGR